GTGAGGCGGGGAGATAAGGTATATAAGGTGATCCCGTGAGCCTGCGTTGGCCAGGCTTCAGCCTCGCCAACGGGATAGCAGTATAAGATGACTCTAGACCTGTCTAAAGGGTCCTGATGAGATTTGCCATCTCGATGCCATGCATGGCAGCTCGGAACCCCAGGTTGCCTTCCTTAGTGCCTGCACGCTCAATGGCCTGCTCCAGAGCATCGGCCGTGATGACTCCAAAGATGGTGGGTACGCCAGTCTCCAGCCCCACATTGGCAATTCCCTTGCTCACCTCGGCAGCAATGTAGTCGAAGTGAGGCGTTCCCCCACGAATGACAGCGCCAAGACAAATGACGGCGTCATACTTGCCTGATCGTGCTGCCTTCTTGGCAATGAGGGGTATTTCAAAGGAACCTGGCGTCCAAGCAACATCAATATCGCCCTCCTTGACGCCGTGTCTAAGCAGGGCATCTTGAGCCCCGGCAAGCAACCTGCTAGAGATGAATTCGTTGAAACGGGAGACAATCAGCATGAATTTCAAGCCTTCTCCCAGTAGCGTGCCCTCGTAGTGTTTGCCCATGGTGTCCTCCTCACTTGTTGTCGGCTGCAAATCGATGCCCCATCTTCTTGCCCTTGGTTTCCAGGTAAGAGGCATTGTAGGGAGTTGTCGGGGCCACGATGGGTACAGTCTCTACCACCTTGAGGCCGTACCCCTCTAGAGCCACCATCTTCTTGGGATTGTTGGTCAGCAGGCGAATGTTTTTCAGGCCCAGGTCAACCAGAATTTGGGCGCCGATGCCATAGTCGCGCAGGTCGGAGGCAAAACCGAGCATTTCATTGGCTTCCACAGTATCCATTCCGTGGTCTTGTAGCGCGTAGGCGCGCAACTTGTTATGAAGCCCAATGCCTCGACCTTCTTGCCTCATGTAGAGAAATACCCCTCTACCTTCCGCCACAATATCACGCAATGCCATGTTAACCTGGTCACCGCAATCGCAGCGAAGGCTTCCAAACACGTCGCCGGTCAAACATTCGCTGTGTACCCTGACCAGCACAGGTTCCTCGCCGGAGATGTCACCTTTCACCAAAGCTATATGCTCATCAGGGTCGATGGTGCTCTTGTAGGCAATGGCGACGAACTCGCCATGCCTAGTGGGCAGCTTAGCTTCGGCCACGCGTCGCACCAGCTTTTCGGTGCGGCGGCGATAGGTGATCAGATCAGCCACACTGATGATCTTCAGGCCATGCATGGCGGCCATTTCCTTCAGTTGAGG
The DNA window shown above is from Chloroflexota bacterium and carries:
- a CDS encoding bifunctional 3,4-dihydroxy-2-butanone-4-phosphate synthase/GTP cyclohydrolase II, yielding MSLNTIPEAIEDIRTGKMVIIVDDESRENEGDLAMAAEMVTPEAINFMAKEGRGLICMPVVGERLDELRIPLMVNDNTARHSTAFTVSIEAKHGVTTGISAQDRAATIKAVLDPTTRPEDLARPGHVFPIRAREGGVLVRAGHTEAVVDLSKLSGLYPAGVICEIMNDDGSMARLPQLKEMAAMHGLKIISVADLITYRRRTEKLVRRVAEAKLPTRHGEFVAIAYKSTIDPDEHIALVKGDISGEEPVLVRVHSECLTGDVFGSLRCDCGDQVNMALRDIVAEGRGVFLYMRQEGRGIGLHNKLRAYALQDHGMDTVEANEMLGFASDLRDYGIGAQILVDLGLKNIRLLTNNPKKMVALEGYGLKVVETVPIVAPTTPYNASYLETKGKKMGHRFAADNK
- a CDS encoding 6,7-dimethyl-8-ribityllumazine synthase — protein: MGKHYEGTLLGEGLKFMLIVSRFNEFISSRLLAGAQDALLRHGVKEGDIDVAWTPGSFEIPLIAKKAARSGKYDAVICLGAVIRGGTPHFDYIAAEVSKGIANVGLETGVPTIFGVITADALEQAIERAGTKEGNLGFRAAMHGIEMANLIRTL